The window catattGCACAACTTTTgtgatatgtttctgtatcctatttgccagaattttattgaggattttagcatctaggttcattagaaatattggtctgtagttttctttctttgaagtgtctttgtctggtttaggaatcagggtgatattggcctcatagaataaatttggaaaagcttgctctttttctatttcctgaaataacttgaaaagtattggtattatttcttctttaaaggttttgtaaatctctgctgtatacccatctggtcttgggctttcctttgttggtagtcttttgatggcttcttctatttcctccattgatattggtgtgtttaagttgtgtgtatcctcctcACTCAAATTGGGCAAAtgatatgacttaagaaatttgtcgatgtcttcactatctgctatttcattggagtatagtgtctcaaaataatttctaattatcttctgtatttctgtagtgtctgttgtgatagtgcctttttcatcccgtatgttagtaatttgagttctctctcttcttctcttccttagcatggctaagggtctgtcgatcttatttacttttttgaagaaccaacttttagttttgtcattttttttcaatagtttcttttgtttcaatttcattgatttcagctctgattttaattatttcttgccttctgctacacttgctgttgttttgctcttctttttctcaggTTTTGGGATGAATTGtaatatcatttatttgttgtttttttcttttttttttttgaggaatgaactctaggcaatgaatttccctcttaaaactgctttcattgtgtcccttagattccgatatgttgtgtctgtattttcattaatCTCTAAGAatgttttgatttcctcctttatgtcttctgtaacccattgatcattcagtaacatattgttcattttccaagtgatgtaggatttttccttccttcttttatccttgatttccagtttcattccattatgatcacataagatgcatggtattatctccacacctttacaATTtctaagggttgccctatggcataatatatggtttatttttgagaaggatccatgtgctgctgagaaaaaagtatatgtgcatgatgatggttgatatattttatatatgtcagttaagtctagattattaattgtgttattgagttctatagtctctttatttaacttttgtttggaagatctgtccaatggtgagagatgTGTGTTGAACTCTCCCATAATTAtagtgttgtggtctatttgactcttgaacttgaggagagtttgttttatgaacgtagaggcaccattatttggtgtataaataatgataattgttatgtcttgttggtgaatggttccttttaacagtatataatgtccttccttatcccttttgattaacttaggcttGATGtagattttattcgatatgaggatggccacccctgcttgcttccgaggagcatgtgagtggtatgatttttcccaacctttcactttcagcctgtgtatgtcttttccaatcagatgtgtctcctgaaggcagcatattgttggatctgttttttaaatccaggttaccagcctatgtcactttattggtgagtttaaggcattaacatttagggttactattgatttatggtttgtacttccagtcatgtttgattatttatctatttatttatttttaatttggtttgtttttccctctgtgatttagttttttttttccacccttgCTTTACCGAGGTacttcccattgttggttttggttgttgtttttcatttcatcttcgtGTAGTGCTTTGCCCAagatgctttgcagtgctggttttctggctgcacattcttttaacttttgtttatcatgaaagatttttatttcgttgttgaatctgaagcttaattttgctggatacaaaattcttggttggcactcattatctttcagtgtttgaaatccgttgttccaggatcttctcgctttcagcatctgtgatgaaaaatcagccgttaatctaattggtttacccctgaatgtaatcagcctcctttctcttgtaggtttaatattctctctttgttctgtatattgggtatcttcataacaatgtgtctttgAGTTGGTCTACTGTggttttgtatgctcggtgtcctgtatgcatctagaATTGGacatctgtttcctttttcatgtctggaaagttttctaaaattatttcattcaacagattctCATTCCATTGCTTTgtacctctataccttcctctatcccgataaccctgaagtttgtttttttatgttatctcatgtctcttggatgttttgctcatggtttcttaccagcctttctgagttggctataatcttttcaagatgatatattttgtcttcactgTCTGATGTTCTGACATTCATTTAGAGTATCTATTAGTGATACTctagtttgagtttttaatttggtttatagtttccttcatttctaggattattgtttgaatttttttctaatctctatCTCCAGGTAGAGTTGtttatttgcttcttgaatctgcTTATGtgattcattttcaatgtgttctttcattgtttgcattTGCTTTCTAATGACCTCTTTAcaattccattccatctgagtaagttattccttgagttctttatctgaCCATTTTTTTGATGCCGCTAGGTTCTCCTGtagatttaggctgtcctgcattgtttgtagtccttttcttccttgttttttcatgatgctcaTTTTACTTCtggctctgtttgactgctgagttactgtttactcctataaatttattttggttttgtatatctctggggtctctcctttgtgatggtagactatgtctagagatgttgggctttattgtactttaaagcagATCCCTTCATTTCATAAAATGCGTacggattctgatggcatatagcgATCTGCCATTTGGTCTCGGCACTTTATGTTTAGGTCGAGTGATGTGAAGGTATAGGAGTTGGTATATCTTGCAaccttggaagattgctctactgaagggggatattaacaggagaatggtcCGAGGTATTTGGGGGTATCTAGGGACTTGGGAGCACTATAGATCACCTCAGAACTTTTAcctatatacatttattaaactACACATAAATGGAGTCGTAATGCTTGGCAGGAAAGGTTTAAGAAGTGGAAGGGAGAAGtaactaaagagaatgagagaaaggagaaaataggtAGAATACAATAAAAGtggaaaaaggaaattgaaaagaaattaaaaaagagataaatgcattcttagagttcgattaacttctcttccattaggtggagctgtgcccactgggccaagcttctcctctcaatatgAAGGAAACAATCCCTGTGAGGTGGCTCTTCCTCCCCCACTCTGTGGCTCTTCAATCCTGTTCGCCCAGGGCCTTTCCTGGTCTCCAGCCACCTCCCCGCTTCTCTTGctagccaggccccgctcactggTGACTGGTGACTTTCACCACAGAACTAGCTACACACCAGGCCTGCTTCTCCCTGGGTCCCTATTTTCTTGAACGACTGGGCActctctctgtttgccattcACCCATACCCCAAGGTTGTGGTGCGCGGGGCTGGGGGCCCTCAGCTTATTTTGTCTGATTCCCTCCGGCAGCCACACCCCCGGGAGGTGGTGAAAGAGGCCTCAGTTGTTAGCGCTGGTGGGAGTGGTTGCCGGGAGTCAGGTGCCCCTCCTGACTCTCTTGGGTCTGACAGTCATGCTCagagagagctgggaggggcccttgaaATTTCCTGGCTGTGTGGAGAGGGGGGGCCGAAGGTCATACACCTGCAGTCAGTGCTCTTACTATGGAGCTATCCCATCTTCAGAATTctggtgacatcagttctctgccatggtggatGCTTTTATCTCTGTCTGGGTGTCTGATGGGAAGGGTGCGTCCAATCTGTCTCTCCCAGGTCCCACCTCAGCTCTGGGTCTGCTGGCCTATGGAAACTGAAGAGTTGTTTCTCTATTCCCCTCAAGCATCTCTGTAGCACTGAGTTGTAGCGGTTTGGTGGCGGAACACAAACAATCAGCCAGAAACTGCACACTGGCCACCTGAATTCACCCCCGCCAAGCTCAGTGTGGCCTCTGAGTGGCTCAAACTGCTTGCCCAAGATCCACTTCAGCTCACCATTGCCAAATGTTCCTGAGCAAACAGCGTTCAGTCAATCTGACATCTCTCTTTGCCACTGCAGCTGAGGAAGTCACAAGATGGATCTCTCAGCACCCGCCGCCATGTTAAAATCCCCCCCTTTTCCAAATATTCACTCTTTATAGTGCACATGATGATGTCTACTCTCAGAAAAATGACTAAGGATCTTCACAAAGCTGCCCCTGCTTACCTTAAACATTGTACCCTGGTACTCtactctctgcctccctcttctaAAGAACCAGCTCCTAATGCCTCATCACTATCATCACCCTACACAGTTCTTTCTGTTCTTACCACTGCCTAAAAGGAGAGACTTCATTCTCCTGTTTTCTGCACCTTTCTTATTTGCTATTAGATTTCTATGTTCCCGGACCTAACAGGACTTTaggaaattatagcatttttttttcccttctcacaGTAACACCTGTGCCTAAGTATTATTTGTTGTATTTCATAAATGGGAAAACTGGATGCTacgagtttattttatttatgttattttttaaatatatggcagtggaatgcattacaattcatattacacatatagagcacaatttttcatatctctggttatataaatataaagtatattcacaccaatttgtgtcttcatacatgcactttggataatgatgtccatcacattccaccatccttgctaatcccctcccacccctctgccttatctagagtttatTTATTCCTCCCATACCATATCCCACTTGTTCATTCACTTGTATTTTGTCCCTTTCCCTTTGTTCTATAATCAGAATTATGACATTCACAACTGTACTCTAAATGTGTATTCTAAAGCCACTTTTCTCAATTAAGTAAGCTCTCAGAAGatagcaatttttatttaatccatGTTCTATACTTGGATGCTCCTGATATCATCAAAGCAGAATGCGAAGGTAGATTTCAGGAACATTTTGGGTGGGTCTATCCTAGGGACTGAGTTTGGAAAAGTGCTCTGATTTTCTCACTTGTTCAAATTGACCAAGACACTCTCTGGAGTCATATCTGAGATTATTGGAAAGGAAAAGCCTTTCCAGTGGTGGTATGTTTCCTATGCATGTTACCTCTCAGATTCATGCTGAGAGTCATTTTCCTAATCATATATGTAAGTGGAATGGAAAACCGATACAGAACTGTCCTTTTTCCAGTTTTAAGCCCTGAATTCTAGTTTTTCATAAAGCCCTATGATGGGTAGAAGGCTCCTCCCGCCCGCCCCAGTCTTTTATAGTACAATCTGTGTTTGGAAAGCTTGAGATTTTCAAAGTGGAAGTCCTTTGATCAGatttgttgtctttatttttgtctttatttgctGTGTCAGAaatgtatgatttaaaaatatgtacagagTATGGAAAGTTAATCTTTGGAAGATATCGAAGATAAAATGCATTTTGGGGTAGAGTGGTGGCTAAGAGATCAGAAAGTAactgtattttatgaaaaaaaaaagaaagaactttccCTCTTATCTTCAAAATATCCATGAACACAGTCAATTTCCTCCTACCTCAGAGGAAAAGTCATTTTGATGCCAGGTAACTGGACATTTGCTTTCATTTGCAACTTAAAATACTACTATAGCTGGGGATCCaacatggaattatttttttctgtgggaGAGCCAGTCTCATGgctttcattctgtttttgtttgtttccccatCACCAAACTACCCAACACAAAGCCACAGGTTTTACCATTTGGATAAGTACTCACTCTTGGCGTCCAGATTTGACAATTTCTTTTGTGAAAAGAGGAGTGGTGGGAAGCCAGAAACTCTGTCCCTGTCATTGTTTTATTCAAGAGCTCCCACTGATGGCATTGAAACAACTCTCTGCTATCTTTTCTGAAACTTTATTCCatcaaatatttccttttccttctgaatTAACAACTACCAATACCACTTGGGAATGCTTAATCTAAACTTTAAAGACATGCTTAGATCCTTCTCACTTTTGAAAACATACCAATAGCttctttaccttattttttcccctcaaaaaagcaaaaagcacaTTTTCACTTGCAGTCTGAATTTCCTAGACATATCATATTTTGAATGATATCTGGAAAATTTTACTTGGATATTTTGTCAATATCTCAGGGTTAAAACTTTAAGTATAAATCTATTTTGaaatcctcttctctctcccattctcatCTCTAATTTCTcagtaaagtttattttttctgtcaCACAAGCTCAAAATTAGAAACTAATCACTAACACTGTGACATAAGATTGAAGGCCctgtcttattcatctttcttCAGTGTGTTTCACATTACCTTGATTGATAACAAGTGGCAAGTACATGTTTGGGTATGGTTAAATAATGAATCCTGAGTGCTTATTTTCTGTCATCATCCACATGTAATTCTTCTGACTTTGATTATGGAATGTCATTTCAAAtcatttttgtaccagggactgacgccatgggtgcttaatcactgaactacagctacatccccaggcctttttaattttttttatacaggCTCATGCTAAGTTGCATAGAGccccacactaagttgctgagactcgctttgaatttgcaatccttctgtctcagcctcccaagccactgggattacagccatatGTCACCATCAATTCATGTCTTAATGtccataataaataaagaaatggccCTTGACATAAGGAAAGGGATCACAATCTAAGGAGCAGGCAAAAGCTTGATGAAATTTGGAGACAGGACAATTCAGAGGGTCCTTCTGAAGAGTCATCCAGATGATGGAGTAAGGAGCAGCCTCCACAGAGACCAGGAGTACTTCTGTCTCACCTTCCTTTTTCATAGTGAACTGTCTGAAGCTGTGCTTctcagagaaggagaagagaggattAATAGTATAGAACTCAAGGGAGCTTAAGAGCAGGTCATCTTTGCACAATATTCCTGTGACAGATTAGCTCATAGCCTGATAAGAGCAGTATAAATCAAGAGACTGACATGGGCCAGCTGAAGGTAGCCAGCCCACTCAGACCTCCAGATGTGGAAGGGTACTGGTAGACCCAAATTCTTATCATTCCCAAAGCCTCTGGACCTCTCTCAATTTTCTTCCCaggataagaaaatatttctcctGTCTTCTAAGATTCAAGGTATGTTCTGCTTTTGAAAAGCTCTTCAAAGACCCTGCCTTCCATTTGAAGAAGCACCCACAAGTTTTCATCTTATTCCTGGTGTCCCCAGTCTCTGTCACTAGGGTGAGATAATCATAGTCCTCTCCAGAGgaaccaaaacaaagaaagtctTTTTGAGACTTTACAAggaaaaacaatagcaaataatTGAGTAAGTGAATGGCAGACCCCATGGCTTTAAAATGAAATCCTCTTTGGGGAGGGAAGAAATTATTGCTCTTGGCATCTGTCAAGGGCTTCTCTGCCTCTATACTCTAGTGCTGCCTGAAGAATGAAACTAAAGAATCCTCAACTTAGGTCCTGTCCAGGTCTGAGGAGTAGAGGGCTGGGCATTCCTTGGGTCTACATGGAATTGGCTAAACCATACCCTTATTATTCCTGAAGCTCTCCATATAGCTTTGTCTTCTAAACAcagaagaaaggaagcaagagaggaattaaagaagaaaggGACAAAGGGTTCCATTAGGTAAATATGCTTTTGGATGCAGGTGGAGTAGATTAGTGGCTGTAAACAGGccactaattattattattactcttgGACTCTGTGGCTCATAGTCCTGGCATTTCTACTTACTGGCTCTGTATAATCTAACCACTCTGTTCTCTCTAATCTTCCTTTTGTTATTGGTAAAATACGTAGGAGAATACCAATTActcttcagtattttttaaaagaatgatatgAAATGATGAATGTAAACCATTCAACATAGTGCCCAGCACAGGACACATGCTCAGATAATTCTTGTTGTTAATGAcaatgatgatgttgatgatgttaataattttaacgatgtgatgttgttgttgttgatgatgttgatgatgatgataatgatgatgatgttggtgattattttaaaatttcattgagaCAGGTTTGGGCTCCAGTGTAAACCCGAAGTCCACCACATCAAGGATACATACTTTCTGTGATCATATACTTCAGTACTTCATTGTAAGGTAGtttatatttccagttttattgggataCTTTTTATGGCATCGTCCAACAACGACTCCACTGCACTGATCTCTGAATTCCTCCTCATCTGCTTCCCTAACTACCAGAGTTGGCAGCACTGGCTGTCCATGCCCCTGAGCCTCCTTTTCCTCCTGGCCATGGGGGCCAACACCACCCTCCTCATCGTCATCTGGCTGGAAGCCTCACTGCATGAGCCCATGTACTACCTGCTcagcctcctctccctgctgGACATTGTGCTCTGCCTCACTGTCATCCCCAAGGTCCTGGCCATCTTCTGGTTTGACCTCAGACCCATCAGCTTCTTTGCCTGCTTCCTCCAGATGTTCATCATGAACAGTTTCCTGATGATGGAGCCCTGCACTTTCATGTTGAtagcctatgaccgctatgtggccatctgccatcCACTGGGGTACACTTCCATCATCACTGGCCAGTTTGTGGTCAGGGCTGCTGTCTTTGTTATAGCCAGAAATGCCCTCTTTTCTCTTCCAGTTCCCATCCTTTCTGCTAGACTAAGATACTGTGCAGGAAACATCGTCAAGTACTGCATCTGTACTAACCTGTCTGTGTCCAAACTATCTTGTGATGACATCATCTTCAACCGACTCTATCAGTTTGTGGCAGGCTGGACGCTGCTGGGTTCTGACCTCATCCTTATTGTTCTCtcctactcctttatattgaaaGTTGTGATAAGGATCAAGGGTGAGGGTGCTGTGGCCAAGGCCCTGAGCACATGTGGGTCCCACTTCATCCTCATCCTCTTCTTCAGCACAGTGCTGCTGGTTCTGGTCATCACTAACCTGGCCAGGGAGAGAATTCCCCCTGATGTCCCCATCCTTCTCAACATCCTGCACCACCTCATTCCCCCAGAGCTGATCCCCATTGTTTATGGTGTAAGGACTAAGGAAATCAAGCAGGGAATCCAAAAACTGCTGAGAAGCTTTTAAGAAGTCAAATGAGTGAGACCTGACCTTGGAAACAGAAATTGACAATGGGAATTAATTTTCACAATGCataggaaatttaaatatttcatgtaagAGTAAGTTTGTATGTTGCTTTGCTCAATTGCTGACTATGGGAGATTAATATATTGATGCCTGTTTTCTGTTACACTAACTAGAAGCTTGACTTTTGCCTTTTGGAATAACTTGTAAGTTTTTTTCTGGCCTTCTCAATTGAAAGGGACTTATCAAGGCATAACTTCAGGAACTTGGAGTGATATGGTTTGTCAAATAAAGAACAAATGTTATTTCAATGGTTGTAAATGCCCTTTAGTTTTCTAAACTGTTTAACTCATATGTGTTAGATCTCTTTATTCTCCTTGATATGGCTGAACCTGGTTTTGTGCCATCACTGAGTCTCTTGTGGAGCTACAGAGGTTGATTCCAGAACTTTGGTCTTATTGAGTGGCATGTGTTATACACTGCTTCTTTTCTCCCTGAGAAAAGGCCACTTCTCTGCTAcataaattttctgtatttttttccttatttgtagtaaattttgttaaattctaGGATGATTTATATTTGCATGGGTACatgtttttaatctatttttaattgatttattttagttatagataacaTTAGGgtacattttgatataatcacaaaagcatggaatataatttgctctagttTATTCCCTAGCACCCCCAGCTCCACCCGTCCATGCTTCTCTCCCTGTAGTCTAATGATCTTTCTGGtgtttatttatagtatttttaaaaattagtgttttgTGTGTATACTTGTTGGAATTCTCTGTGGTGAACTCATGTATGTACACATGAACGTTCAGTCAAATTCATTccattctttttcccttttcctgtatttctttccttctcctccccaatCCCCTTTGCCTACTCTACTTATATTTCTTCCACTTTGATTAAAGATTtctctccttttgttttcttttctctttccttctcacctTATTTTAGATTAGTTTCTTCATAAcagtgaaaacatttggcctttgactCTCCgaactgacttatttcactttgcattatatcctccagttccatctttttgctggcaaatgccataatttcattcttcttcattacaactgagtaatattcccttgtgtatatatgccacatttttctttatccattcatctgttgaaggaaaccTAGGTTGcatccatagtttggctattgtgctgcttttcagagtggttgtactaaattgcagtctcaccaaccaaatttatgaacataaatttttccccaaatcctttccaacattttttattatttgctattttGACAGGAGTGTGtcttattttaagtgaaatattatGGTTCCCCCCAACCCAGTTATCAGTGTCTAATTTCATACTGTCTTACCTGGTTTCTCTCTCAGATTTCAGGTAGCATCGACATTCCCatactttccttcattttttagatATACCTTAAATTGTACTCCTCATCCTATTTGAAGCCCTGTTGTGTCAGTCTTCATATCTTGTCCTGGGGCCAGTGTAGTTTTCTATAGAATGCAGGCATTTGAATTAGTGGGTGGCTAAACGAGAACAAATGTTTTTAACTCTTTAGAGTTCTCATCCCAATCATGCTCTGAAAGTGATTGTGACTGATTGATTGGTGGTGATTGATTGATATTTCCTGGTATTAATTTACATTAGTAACCAGGTCCCTTTTGGGATAGTAATTGAGGGCTTCATATATAGTATTTTATGAGTCGTTTGAGAATGCTTTCCAACTTAGCTGATCTGGGTTGACCCAACATTTCTTGGAGGACTTATAAAGTAATTTATCATTCCTATGATGTTGTCTTTCATCAAAATAATATCTTTAATCTCCATTTTCTGTTTTGCAACTCCCAAGACAGAGCCCAATCAAAACACAACATTTTTCAAGCACTCTTCCCTTCATTTGTTCTTCTGCCAGCTCCTAACTCATGCTTCTCTAGATGTTCCCTACTtgatggtatatatatatatatatatatatatatatatata is drawn from Urocitellus parryii isolate mUroPar1 chromosome 4, mUroPar1.hap1, whole genome shotgun sequence and contains these coding sequences:
- the LOC144254495 gene encoding olfactory receptor 56A4-like, which gives rise to MASSNNDSTALISEFLLICFPNYQSWQHWLSMPLSLLFLLAMGANTTLLIVIWLEASLHEPMYYLLSLLSLLDIVLCLTVIPKVLAIFWFDLRPISFFACFLQMFIMNSFLMMEPCTFMLIAYDRYVAICHPLGYTSIITGQFVVRAAVFVIARNALFSLPVPILSARLRYCAGNIVKYCICTNLSVSKLSCDDIIFNRLYQFVAGWTLLGSDLILIVLSYSFILKVVIRIKGEGAVAKALSTCGSHFILILFFSTVLLVLVITNLARERIPPDVPILLNILHHLIPPELIPIVYGVRTKEIKQGIQKLLRSF